The sequence TCGGCTTTGTACTCCCCCGCGTCCGTGACAACTTTTTCAACCCGACCCCCGCCTTCAAAGCGCAGGGTGAGTTCCTCAAGACGAAGGTTGAGATTCTCCCTCAGCTTTTCCTCAACGATGTTGGTAATCTCTTTGTCAAAGGTCTTTCTCAGAACCCTCTCGCTCCTGCCTATAAGCGTTACGTTCTTGCCCCTCGTAACGAAGGCTTCTGCCATCTCAAGGGCTATGTAGCCAGTGCCGATGACAACGACGTCCTTAACGTCGTGCTTCTCCATGTACTCGGTTATTGCCACTGCGTCGGGCGGGAGGTCTGCGGTGAAGACACCCGGGAGGTCAATTCCCTCAATCGCAGGAACCTGGGGTGAAGCACCGTTGGCAAAGACTAGGTAGTCCCACTCGTAGGTGTGCTCCCCGTCCTCTTCACGGACTCTAACGATCCCCTGCTCGACCTCGATGACTTCCGCCTTGAGGTGGAGGTCTATGCCGCGCTTCTTGATGAAGACCTCCGGCGGGTAATGCATAAGCTTCTCCTTCGGTGAAAGTCCTTCCACCACGTATGGGATTCCACAGGGGGCGTGGCTGACCCATTCCGTCGCCTCGAAGACCTTGATGTCCCATTCAGGCTTTAGGCGCTTGACACGCGATGCGGCACTCATTCCGGCGGCTCCACCGCCTATGATCACGACCGTCTTCTTCATTGATATCACCAAAAGGGGTTCAAAACCTAAGGTTAAAAATCTGTCTCAGGTCTTTCTGAGTATGACTTCATAGGTAGCGCTTCCTTTCATGATGCTGAGCACAAGGCTTTTGTCGTAGTCTATGAACTTTGCGCCAGTGAGGGAATAGCCTTCTTTTTCAAGAAAGTCTCTCATCTTGAGGCCGAGGTCTCCGAAAAGCTCAGCCGCGAGGGTGGCAAGGCTGGGCTCCTCTATTTTCATTTCTCTATGATACCTCCTCGCCAGCTCAAAGACGTCGAGTTCTTCCATAAACCATCACCGTAAAACGTTCGTTGCAAAAGTTTTTATTCTCTTCCCCTATATCATCCCCCCAGCTGGGGGTGAGAGAGTGAAGTTCTGTCCAAAGTGTGGCAACATCATGCTTCCTGACAGGAAGAGGAAGGTCTGGGTCTGTCGTTCATGTGGTTACGAGGAGCCTTTCGACGAGGAGAAGGACAGGGAAAAGACTAGGATAACCCAGAAAGTGGAGCACAGGCCGGATGAGGGCATAATCGTGGTCGAGCAGGACGTGAAGACCCTGCCAACTACGAAAGTCACCTGCCCCAAGTGCGGCAACGACACTGCGTACTGGTGGGAGCTCCAAACGAGGGCGGGAGACGAGCCGAGTACGATCTTCTATAAGTGTACCAAGTGCGGCTACGTCTGGAGGTCCTACGAGTGACGGAGAACCTTGAGCTGGAAGTCCTCAGGAGACTTGCCCAGAAGGCCCTTAAGGAGCTTGAGGAAGCCTACCTTAGAATACCCGATACGGACAATGGAAAAGCTTATCTATTCCGGGGAAAAGAAAGGGTTAGGCTCATGCTTGAGATACTCAATAAGGAGGTGTAAAGATGCCGTTCGAGATCGTTTTTGACGGAGCAAAGGAGTTTGCTGACCTCATAGCGACCGCCAGCAACCTTATTGACGAGGCTGCCTTTAAGATCACTGAAGAGGGAGTCAGCATGCGTGCCATGGATCCCAGTAGGGTTGTTCTTATAGATCTGAACCTCCCTGAGAGCATCTTCTCCAAGTACGAGGTTGAAGAGCCCGAAACAATAGGAATTAACATGGATCACTTCAAGAAAATCCTCAAGAGGGGCAAGAGCAAGGACACGCTCATACTCAGAAAGGGAGATGAGAACTTCCTTGAAATAACCTTCGAGGGCACGGCCAAGAGAACCTTCCGCCTTCCGCTCATCGACGTCGAGGAGCTTGAGCTCGAACTTCCGGAGCTTCCATTCACCGCAAAGGTTGTCCTCCTTGGCGAGGTTCTGAAGGAAGCTATCAAGGATGCCTCCCTCGTCAGCGATGCAATAAAGTTCATAGCAAAGGAAAATGAGTTCATAATGAAAGCTGAGGGAGAAACCAACGAAGTAGAAATAAAGCTCACTCTTGAGGACGAGGGCCTGCTCGACCTCGAAGTTGAGGAAGAAACGAAGAGCGCCTATGGAATAAGCTACCTCGCCGACATGGTTAAGGGCATTGGAAAGGCCGATGAAGTTACTCTGAGGTTTGGAACCGAGATGCCGCTTCAGATGGATTACTTCATAAGGGACGAGGGCAAACTGACGTTCCTTCTGGCTCCTCGTGTTGAGGAGTGATCCTCTTCTAATTTTTCTTGAGGGTGGTGGGCATGGACATCATTAAGCTCAGGGAAATGCTTGAGGCAGAGCTGTCAAACCCGGAGCTGGCACCCATTGATGAGGGCTTTTACACCGATTACGACAGCCTTGTCAAAACTCTCCGCCTCGGTGCTGAGAGTTCGAGGGAGAGAGGAGAGGACATTGAAGAGATGCTTTACTTGGAACAGCTCAAGATAGCTGAGGGACTTATGCGTGAGATTTTAAAGATAAGGCTCCACAAGCTCGTGGATATGGTGTTTTCGGGTACATCTCCTTCCGAGCTGTCGGGGGAGGAGAGATCAATTTTTCTGATCCTGAAGGAATTCATAGAGAGAGGAACTGTCCCAGCCCAGACCGTGGAGGTTGCGTTGGAAGAGAAGGAGAAAGAAACAGAATATTCAGAACCTTCAGCGGGCGCGAAACGGCCGGTTCAGGAGGCATATTTGGTATCGATCGAACTGCCCAAGGTAGTGGATGAGGAACTAAATGAGTATGGGCCGATTAGAGCGGGCGATATCGTGGTGCTTCCTAGGACGATTGGTGATGTTCTCCTTAAACGGGGTGTGGCTCAGAGAGTCAAAATCCTGTTTTGACTTTTGGCGACGATTATAAAGGACTCGGTGTGAAAATAAGCTGATTCTTTTTATTGCGGCCATTTCTAGTTGAAGAACCGCTCCTTTCGTTGTTTCAAAAGGTGGAAAGAGAGAAAAAAGAGCTAAAGACATCATCCGTAGATGGCCAAGTAGTACTTCAGTGTGTATTCTGCGAGTACTGCGTACTTGTAAGCCTGTTTCATGTAGTACTTGCTGACTTGTGGGTCGTAGATGGCGTACTGCATTGCCTTGCCGCGGAACTCCTCAGATTTCTCTACATATGAACTAGTCACTGAGACAACTCTGATAACTGTTGTAGCAGGTAGTGTCTCTATTGCTTCTGCAACTTCTTCATAGTACCCTTCAATGATCTCTTCGTACTCCTGATCGAGTTTTTTGACCTCTTTGGTTTCTTCGATCTGTGGGCTTAGTGTGACAACAGTTTCATAAGCATAGCCGTATTCGGGGACTGCAACTTTGACATGTATCATTGCTGGTAGCTGTTCAACTGTGTACTCGAAGCTTAGGGCTCCATTTGCGTAGTAGTAAGCACCGTTAACGAATACTTTGGCTCCCTCGGTCAAGATGTCACCAGTCTTGGGGTCGCGGAGCTCCAGTGTGATGTTAACCTTGTTGCCAACCTTGAGTTCTCCCGAAACATACGGAACTATTGCAACTTTCGGAGCACCAACGTCGACGATAACAGGGGCGTAGTCTATCACTTCACCGGTCGTTGCGTCGATCATCTTTATTACTCCGAGGTAAGTTCCCGGCTCCTCTACGTTAAGCTGCATGCTTACGCTGGCATCGTCGTTGTTTTGTATCTCCAGCGTTGAGGGGGATACTGCAACGTCACCATTGTCCCCGAAGACCTGGTAGTAGAAGGTGTAGTGTATCGGGTTGTATCCGACGGTGTCATAGCCGTAGACCGCTATGAGGTAGTATCCGGGCTCCGGCATGAACTTCTCGAACTCCTCGTATGAGGTCGGACCGATCTGGTCTGTGTATTCTACGTAGTTCTCGAAGTTGACCAGATCCTCATAGGTCGGGAAGTAGTAGATGTAGAGGTCAAGGTCGGCGGTCGGGTCTTCTGGGTCTGTGATACCGACCCTGAGGTAGTAGTCGCTGGAAGTAACGGGTATGACTCCAATGATATCCCACTCGTCCTGGCCAACACTTCCCTCTACGGCGTTTGCAATGTCCATCCTGTTAAGTCCCAGCCCGGTAAGGTTGACCTCGACATTTCCGTATTCTTTGTTAACCACTGAAGCCGTTGTCTCGATGACCCCCGGCTTCTCTGAGTAAGTCCTGATTATGCCTGGGGAGATGCTTAACGAGCTTGCAACGACCTCTATCTCGTAGTGGGACTCGTCGTAGCCGGTTCTAGCCTTGGCGAACGTGCTTGTGTAGGCAGTTATCTCCCAGTTGCCCGGCTCGGGGTCGTTGATCACCCAGGTGTACTCCGGTAGACCTGGGCCAACGAAGTAGTACCCCGGCACGTAAGAAGCGACGAGATCTCCATTGGGTTTGGCAATCATGAGGGTTGTCCTTCCCATTGGGTTACCGTTTTCGTCAAGCGGTACCCTGAGGGTAACGCGGAGCTCCTTGGTTCCCGGTGCAACCTGGAAGAAGTAGTGCTTTGCAACGCCCGGCAGAGCGGTGTCGCTGAGTGTTGCTTTGTTCTCTCCGTTCGGGTTCATGGGCATGTCAACGATTACCGGTATGAATCCATCTATTACCTCAGTGTCCGGATCGTCAATGTAAACGAGGCCAATGTAGATATGACCCGGAGTGAGCTTGGAGTAGTCTATCCGGATGCCGAATGAACCTGTGGTTTTCCCACCCGCAACGACGGTGTCGGTGCTTGGGATTATCCAATCAACGTTGGTGCTGATTCTGTACGCCTTCTCGCTCTCAGTGTACCAGAGGCCCAACTCGGAGTATTCCAATGGGTAGAAGTACAGCGGTATTCCCTCTGGCCTCTCGTTCCTGATGTAAACACCGCGGTAGAGGTACGGGAGACCAAACATACCATAGAAGTAGCTGTTGAACTCGACATAAGCCGAGCTGAGTGGGATCTTCCTCTTGTCTAGGTCTGTTCTGAAGCCGGTGTAAGTGGTACCGCCGTAGATGTACACGGTCTGCTCCTGGCTGAGCTCCTCAAGGGTTTCAATAGCCTTGTCCACCTGTATTAGACCGAATCCCTGGTCTATCATAGTGGCTCCCTCGACAGGCTTGGCACTGAGCTCAAGGGCACGCTTTATCATTATTGGGTTGTAGTTAAGGCCGTGTGCCTTTGCATAGCTTATCATCAGCGCAACAGCACCGCTGACGTGCGGAGTAGCCATCGAAGTACCGTCCCATATTCCGTAATACCCATACGGGTCATCTTCCATTACGGTGTTCCAGAGGGGCAGGCTTGAGAATATCATCTCACCCGGAGCTATAACGTCCGGGTCGAGCATTCCATCCATCCTCGGGCCTCTGCTGGAGAAGCTAGCCAAGGTGTCCGCAACTCCCTCTGTACCATAGAAGAACTGCCACCTCCAGCTTGAGCGGAAGGCGCCGACGGTTATGGCGAGGTCGCTGTTGCCTGGGGAACCGACGGTGTTTGTAGTGGGACCCTCATTTCCAGCTGCTATTGAGAAGGTAACACCGTACACGTCGGTGATGTAGTTAACGTAGAATATCTCGGGGCTCTCAAGACCGTCATTGTATGTGTACAGAGCTCCAAGGGACATGCTTATGACGTCTGCCCCATTCTCCGCGGCATAGAACATTCCGTTGATTATCCAGCTGGTTCTTCCGAATCCTATTTCTCCAGGAAGAACCTTGACCTCCATGAGCTGGGCGTTGGGGGCAACACCATAGACGCCATAGAACACGGGGTCATCTGGGAGTCCAACACCTGCTATCGTTCCGCTGACGTGGGTTCCGTGTCCATGGGCGTCCCACATGAAGCTGACGTAGCCATAGTCGGGCTCAACTTCGGCGAGCACTATGGTAACCTTGGTGGTGGGAACCTGGATGTAGGCACCGGTCTCATCGTACAGGGTGAGTGGCTCCTCATCTGTGAAGTCATTGTCGAGGTCGAGATCAATGTACACGGTGTAGGTTCCGTTCTTCTCGACGATGAGAACAGGATAAACGTCGCTGAGGTCTCCGAAGAGACCGAGGCCGTACGGGTCGTTGGGGGTTCCGGAGAAGTTGTTGAGGTCGAAGTACCTCTCGGGGAGAAGGCCAAGATAATACTCGGTTCCGTTGAGTCCCCCTACATAATAGGTGCCCATAGTATAGTTCGTGTACTCACTGTGCCCGTAGTAGTCATAGTAGGCACCCCAGTAAACAGGAACGGTCATGTTAACAGTAATGTATCCATCGCTGGTGCTGTTTGTTTTGTAGTACAGCTGAGCGATGCCCTCATCGCTGGCATCGTAGATGTCAATTATCTTCTTCCTCCCGTCGAGGGTCGTCTGGAGGAACGGGTGGGCGACATCAACACCTGTGTCAAGAACAGCAACGGTGACGTTGTCGCCAAGGACACCATAGTTGACCCAGGTGTCATAGGCGTTGATTGTGTAAATGCTCTGGAACATTTCTGGTTTGGGGAGTTCTTGGCTCCCAACTGCGGGTGTGTCTGGCTCTTTGACTGGGTCTGGGAGCTTTACCGTCTTGTCTTCCCAGACACCAATGATTCCTTGGATCTGCCTCAGCTTCTCAAGGTTTTCACGGGGAATCGTGGCAACTATGAAGCTGTCCTTTGGTCTGCTTATCGGGTCTATTTTGCCTATCTTAGCAATCTCCTCGTAAACTTCCATAGCCTTGTCCCTGGCCGGCGCAATGATCAGCCTCACTTCCTTTTCGTTGCCATTCAGGATGTTCTCGATTTGCTTGTCGACTGGAAGGAGCTTTTCACTTTCCTTTGGCTGAGAAACGGTGGGAACAGCAGTGGCTGAAGTGGGTGCTGAAGTTACTGGAACGATGGCCAGGGCCATAATTAAAACAACCAAGATACTTAGAGTCTTTCTGCTCATAACCTAGAGCACCTCCATGCGGTATTGTGCAGTGATTTATATACTGGGGGGATTATTAAATTTTCCCCTAACGAACGAGGATAGAAGGGGTTCTATGTTCCTAGAAGTCCTAAATGCAACCATCTCATAGCTCGAATTCCTTTCAATAATCATTGTTGTTTTGAGAGTGTGCATGATTCTGATTATGGGACTACACTATCCATTAACGTCAACAATAATTCATTGATCACCTAAAATTTAATCCAGAACGGGTGAATACAAAAGATCAGAAAAATATAGTTAGATCTGCCTAAAATGTTTCCTGTGAGTTCGTTAATTGCCTTAAAAAGATATCCCTCCCTCGTTTGGGGTTAATTTTAAATAGGGTTCTTGGATATCACCTCCGGTAAGTACCCAAAGGAGGGAGATACTATGAGCGAATACAGGTTTATAAGGTGGTTCGAGGAGCTCGGCAAGGAGGATGTCCCCCTTGTCGGAGGCAAGGGAGCCAACCTCGGAGAAATGACCAACGCGGGAATACCCGTCCCGCCCGGATTCTGTGTCACCGCTGAGGCCTACAAGTACTTTGTTGAAAACGTCAAGCTTGAGGACGGTAAGACCCTTCAGGAGTGGATTATGGAGGTCATAAGCAACACCAACGTTGACGACAGCAAGCAGCTCCAGGAGAACACTGCCAAGATAAGGCAGAAGATAATCGAGCTCCCGATGCTCCCCGAGATCGCCGAAGAGATCGAGAGGGCTTACAAGGAGCTCAGCGCCAGGTTCAACAAGGACGCCGTTTACGTCGCCGTCCGCTCTTCTGCTACCGCCGAGGACCTTCCCGAAGCGAGTTTCGCCGGCCAGCAGGAGACCTACCTCGATGTCTACGGCGTTGACGACGTCATAGACAAGGTCAAGAAGTGCTGGGCCTCACTCTGGACCGCTCGCGCCACCTTCTACAGGGCCAAGCAGGGCTTCGACCACAGCAAGGTCTACCTCAGCGCCGTCGTCCAGAAGATGGTCAACAGCGAGAAGAGCGGTGTCATGTTCACCGCCAACCCGGTCACCAACGACAGGAACGAGATAATGATCAACGCCGCCTGGGGCCTCGGTGAGGCTGTCGTCAGCGGAAGCGTCACCCCCGACGAGTACATCGTCGAGAAGGGCACCTGGAAGATAAAGGAGAAGTTCATCGCCAAGAAGGAGGTCATGGTCGTCAGGAACCCCGAGACTGGCAAGGGAACCATCTACGTCAAGGTCGCCGACCACCTCGGCCCCGAGTGGGTTGAGAAGCAGGTTCTCACCGACGAGCAGATTGTCGAGGTCGCTAAGATGGGCGCCAAGATTGAGGAGCACTACGGCTGGCCGCAGGACATTGAGTGGGCCTACGACAAGGACGACGGCAAGCTCTACATCGTCCAGAGCAGGCCGATCACCACCCTCAAGGAGGAGGTCAAGACGGAGGAGGCCGAGATGACCGAGGAGATGAAGGTCCTCCTCAAGGGTCTCGGTGCCTCACCCGGCGTTGGTGCCGGTAGGGTTGTCGTCATACTCGACGCCAGCGAGATCGACAA is a genomic window of Thermococcus guaymasensis DSM 11113 containing:
- the cdr gene encoding CoA-disulfide reductase — translated: MKKTVVIIGGGAAGMSAASRVKRLKPEWDIKVFEATEWVSHAPCGIPYVVEGLSPKEKLMHYPPEVFIKKRGIDLHLKAEVIEVEQGIVRVREEDGEHTYEWDYLVFANGASPQVPAIEGIDLPGVFTADLPPDAVAITEYMEKHDVKDVVVIGTGYIALEMAEAFVTRGKNVTLIGRSERVLRKTFDKEITNIVEEKLRENLNLRLEELTLRFEGGGRVEKVVTDAGEYKADLVIVATGIKPNTGLARELGVRIGETGAIWTNEKMQTSIENVYAAGDVAETKHIITGRRVWIPLAPAGNKMGYVAGSNIAGKEIHFPGVLGTSVTKFRDLEIGRTGLTEAEAIKEGYDVRTAFIKAKTKPHYYPGAREVWLKGVVDNETNRLLGVQAVGGEILPRIDTTAAMIQAGFTTRDVFFTDLAYAPPFAPVWDPLIVLARVLKF
- a CDS encoding transcription factor S — its product is MKFCPKCGNIMLPDRKRKVWVCRSCGYEEPFDEEKDREKTRITQKVEHRPDEGIIVVEQDVKTLPTTKVTCPKCGNDTAYWWELQTRAGDEPSTIFYKCTKCGYVWRSYE
- a CDS encoding DNA polymerase sliding clamp; the protein is MPFEIVFDGAKEFADLIATASNLIDEAAFKITEEGVSMRAMDPSRVVLIDLNLPESIFSKYEVEEPETIGINMDHFKKILKRGKSKDTLILRKGDENFLEITFEGTAKRTFRLPLIDVEELELELPELPFTAKVVLLGEVLKEAIKDASLVSDAIKFIAKENEFIMKAEGETNEVEIKLTLEDEGLLDLEVEEETKSAYGISYLADMVKGIGKADEVTLRFGTEMPLQMDYFIRDEGKLTFLLAPRVEE
- a CDS encoding DNA replication complex subunit Gins51, with the protein product MDIIKLREMLEAELSNPELAPIDEGFYTDYDSLVKTLRLGAESSRERGEDIEEMLYLEQLKIAEGLMREILKIRLHKLVDMVFSGTSPSELSGEERSIFLILKEFIERGTVPAQTVEVALEEKEKETEYSEPSAGAKRPVQEAYLVSIELPKVVDEELNEYGPIRAGDIVVLPRTIGDVLLKRGVAQRVKILF
- a CDS encoding S8 family serine peptidase, whose protein sequence is MSRKTLSILVVLIMALAIVPVTSAPTSATAVPTVSQPKESEKLLPVDKQIENILNGNEKEVRLIIAPARDKAMEVYEEIAKIGKIDPISRPKDSFIVATIPRENLEKLRQIQGIIGVWEDKTVKLPDPVKEPDTPAVGSQELPKPEMFQSIYTINAYDTWVNYGVLGDNVTVAVLDTGVDVAHPFLQTTLDGRKKIIDIYDASDEGIAQLYYKTNSTSDGYITVNMTVPVYWGAYYDYYGHSEYTNYTMGTYYVGGLNGTEYYLGLLPERYFDLNNFSGTPNDPYGLGLFGDLSDVYPVLIVEKNGTYTVYIDLDLDNDFTDEEPLTLYDETGAYIQVPTTKVTIVLAEVEPDYGYVSFMWDAHGHGTHVSGTIAGVGLPDDPVFYGVYGVAPNAQLMEVKVLPGEIGFGRTSWIINGMFYAAENGADVISMSLGALYTYNDGLESPEIFYVNYITDVYGVTFSIAAGNEGPTTNTVGSPGNSDLAITVGAFRSSWRWQFFYGTEGVADTLASFSSRGPRMDGMLDPDVIAPGEMIFSSLPLWNTVMEDDPYGYYGIWDGTSMATPHVSGAVALMISYAKAHGLNYNPIMIKRALELSAKPVEGATMIDQGFGLIQVDKAIETLEELSQEQTVYIYGGTTYTGFRTDLDKRKIPLSSAYVEFNSYFYGMFGLPYLYRGVYIRNERPEGIPLYFYPLEYSELGLWYTESEKAYRISTNVDWIIPSTDTVVAGGKTTGSFGIRIDYSKLTPGHIYIGLVYIDDPDTEVIDGFIPVIVDMPMNPNGENKATLSDTALPGVAKHYFFQVAPGTKELRVTLRVPLDENGNPMGRTTLMIAKPNGDLVASYVPGYYFVGPGLPEYTWVINDPEPGNWEITAYTSTFAKARTGYDESHYEIEVVASSLSISPGIIRTYSEKPGVIETTASVVNKEYGNVEVNLTGLGLNRMDIANAVEGSVGQDEWDIIGVIPVTSSDYYLRVGITDPEDPTADLDLYIYYFPTYEDLVNFENYVEYTDQIGPTSYEEFEKFMPEPGYYLIAVYGYDTVGYNPIHYTFYYQVFGDNGDVAVSPSTLEIQNNDDASVSMQLNVEEPGTYLGVIKMIDATTGEVIDYAPVIVDVGAPKVAIVPYVSGELKVGNKVNITLELRDPKTGDILTEGAKVFVNGAYYYANGALSFEYTVEQLPAMIHVKVAVPEYGYAYETVVTLSPQIEETKEVKKLDQEYEEIIEGYYEEVAEAIETLPATTVIRVVSVTSSYVEKSEEFRGKAMQYAIYDPQVSKYYMKQAYKYAVLAEYTLKYYLAIYG